The window AAGGCTTGAAGTCGGGGACGGCCAGGCGGACCTTCTCCACCCCCAGCCCGGTGCCGGTGCGGATCCAGTCTTCCTGGGAGAAGGCGGAGAGGGAGAGGAATGCGGAGCTTGCCAGGAATGCGAACAGCAGAAGAGCCCGAGTCGCTTTCATCGTTTCACCGTCCTCTGCTCGAGTTGCGTCATCGGCGGTAGTCGAACCAGAACTCCACCGAGACCCTGCTGCCGCCGTAGTCGGAGGGCAGCGGTCCGAAGGTGTCGATGCGCTGCAGCGCGCGCGTGGCCGAGAGGTCGAGCGAAGGCACGCCGCTGGACTGCTCGACCTGGATGTTGGTGGGCTCGCCGTTGCGCAGGATGTCGAAGGTGATGTAGACGCGGCGGGCGGAGGTGATGCTGGGGTCCACCTCGTACTTCAGCCAGTTCTCCGAGACCTTGCGGCGCACCACGTCCACGTACCAGCCGTAGCGGCTGCCGAAGTCGCCGCCGCCGCCGGTCATGCTGAACCCGCCCTTGGCATTGGGAGTGCTGAAGACGCCGTAAGGCCCGCTGACCGGCCCGCCCTGCCCGAAGGGGACCACGTTGGAAGGCTGGGGCGGCGGCTGCGGGCGAGGCTTCTCGCGCGTGACGGTGCGCTCCGGCTTGGCGGGGGTGGCGCGCTCGGGAATGGCGATGGCCTCGGGCGCGGGCGTCTCCGCCGCCTGCGGCAGCGACTGGGAGACGCCCCGGGACTCGTTGGCCAGAACGTTCTCGGAGACGGCGGCGCTGGCGGGCAGGGGCACGGTGACGCTGGAGACCAGGGTGGCGCTCATGGCGCCGTCGCCGCCTCCGCCGCCGCCCCAGGATTCCCCGACCCGCCATCCCACGGCGTTATAAGCCACGATGGCGACGAAGAGCAGCCCGTGCAGCAGCGCCGAGGCCGCCAGGGGGCGCTTCCAGGGGCCGTGCTCGAGATAGATGTCAGCGCGGGCTGCCATGGGGCTGCAAGGGCTGCGTCACGATGCTCACGTTGGTGATGCCTGCTTGCTTCACCGCATCCATCACGGTGGCGAAGGCGCCGAAGGGGACCTCCTCGTCGGCGCGCAGGAAGATGGACTGGTGTTCGGGGTCGCGGACCTTCTGACGCAGCCTGGCCGCGATCTGGTTGATGTTGACCGGCTCGTTGCCCAGGAAGACGCGCTGCTGCCGGTCGATGGTGATCACCAGCCGCTCCTCGGTGATCTCCTTCACGGTGCGGGTCTTGGGCACTTCCACCTCGATGCCCGACTGCAGGATGGGAGCGGTGAGCATGAAGATGATGAGCAGCACCAGCACCACATCCACCAGGGGAGTGATGTTGATGTCGGCGAGCGAGGTCTGGGTGCGGCCTTGGGCGTTGGTGAAGGCCATCTAGCGGCCTCCTGGAGCGGGCGGCGCCTCCTGGGTGCGCTCCACCGCATTGAGGAACTCGAGCGCGAAGTCGTCCATGCGCGCCCCGAACTCGCGGATGTTGTTCTGCAGGAGGTTGTAGGCGATGACCGCGGGGATGGCGGCGGCCAGGCCGGCGGCGGTGGTGATCAAGGCCTCGGAGATGCCAGGGGCCACGGCGCGCAGGGTGGCGGCGCCGGCGGTGCCCAGGCCGTGGAAGGCGTCGATGATGCCCCACACCGTCCCGAAGAGCCCGATGAAGGGCGTGACCGCGCCGGTGATGGCCAGCCAGGGCAGGGAGCGCTCCATGCGCGTGAGTTCCTCGGAGGCGGCGATCTGGGTGGCGCGCTGTACGGCGGTGAGGTTGCGCACGGTGCCGTGAGGATTGGCGCCCTGGCGCCGCACCTCCTGCCAGCCGCCCTCGAAGACCGCGACCAGAGGGCTGGGCTTGAACTGCTCGCTCACGGCGGAGAAGTCCTGCAGGCGCATCATCTTGCGGAAGGCGCGCATGAAGCGGCCGCTCTGCCGGCGTGCCCGGCGGAAGTGTCCCCACTTGGACAGGATGACGGCCCAGGAAAGCACGCTGAAGCCCAGCAGGATGAGCAAAACGACCCGGGCGACCAGGCCGCTCTGCAGGATCAGATTGACGATCTCACCACCGACGGCGACGAGGACGAACGAGAAGGTAGGCATGGGTCCGAGATGAATCACCGAGCTAGCCCACATTATAGACCAGCGTTTGCGATGCGGGCGGCGGCCATCCCGGCCCCGAAGCAGGAAAGCCGGTCCTAGGTCCCGCCGAAGGTGTGCTATGCTGCGCCCGACTTTTTCTTTCCAGGACACACGGTGCTGCTGGAGCTGCGCGTCGAGAATTACGCCGTCATCGACCAGGTGGCGGTGGAGTTCGCCCCGGGACTGAACCTGCTGACCGGAGAGACGGGTGCGGGCAAGTCCATCCTCATCGACGCCCTAGCGCTGCTGCTGGGGGAGAAGGCCTCGAGCGAGGTGATCCGCCACGGCGCCGAGAAGGCGGTGGTCGCGGCCGTCTTCCGGGTCGAGGGAGCGCAGGCCGCCGCCATTCTGGAGGCTAACGGCTTGGACGAGGAAGCGGGCGAGATCATCCTGCGCCGCGAGATCGCCGCCGGGGGCAAGGGCCGGGTCTTCATCAACAACCAGCCGGCCACGGTGAACGTGCTGCGGCAGCTCGCGCCCGAACTGGCCTCCATCCACGCCCAGAACGAGACCCTGATGGCCTTCGACGCGAGCGCGCGCCTGGCGCTGCTGGATACCTACGCCGGAACCGCGGTCGGGCCCGCGAGCGCCGCCTTCGAGAAGTGGCGGAGCATCCGCCGCCACATCGAGGAATTGGAGCGCGACGAGCAGGACCGCCTGCGCCTGGTGGACCTGTGGTCCTTCCAGAAGAAGGAGATCGAAGACGCGCGCCCGGAGGCGGGCGAGGACGAGCGCCTGGAGGCGGAGAAGCGCGTCCTGGCCGACGCGGAAAAGGTGCGCGCCGCCGCCCTGCATGCCTACACGCACCTCTACGACGGGGAAAGCGCGGCGGCGGCTTCGCTGCGAGCCGCCATCCGGCGGGTGCAGGAGCTGGCGGGTTACGACGAGAAGACCTTCCGCGAGGACCTGGCGGCGCTGGAGTCGGCGCGCATCGCGGCCGAGGACTCGGCCGGAAAGCTGCGCGAGTTCGCCGAGCGCATCCAGGCCTCGCCGGAGCGGCTGGCGCAGGTCGAAGACCGGCTGGCGCTGCTCGACCGGCTGAAGCGCAAGTACGGGCAGACGCTGGAAGCGGTGATCGCCTACGGCGCCGAGGTCACGCGCAAGCTCAACGAGGTGGAGAACCGCGACGAGGTGCTGCGCCGGTTGCGCGCCGAGCTGGCCGCCGCCGCCGGCGAGTATCTGCGCGCCGCGCGCGCTCTCTCCCGGCAGCGCGCCGAGGCCGCGCGCAAGCTGGAGAAGCTGGCGGAGGACGAGATCAACGACCTGGCCATGAAGGCCAGGTTCCGCATCGAGCTGAGCGGTGGGGAAGAGGAAGGGAACTGGACCGCCGCCGGCTTCGACCAGGTACGCTACCTCATCTCCACCAACCCGGGCGACCCGCTGCGCGCGGTGGAGCAGATCGCCTCCGGAGGAGAGCTTTCGCGGGTCATGCTCTCGCTCAAGGCCTGCGTGGAGAGCGGCGGGGTAGAGCCGGGGGGGCGCGCGCGCCGCACCTCGCGCCCGGCCGCGCCGCGCACCCTGGTCTTCGACGAGATCGACTCCGGCATCGGGGGACGCGCCGCCGAGGCGGTGGGGCGCAAGCTGAAGTCGCTGGCCCGCAGCCAGCAGGTGCTGTGCGTCACCCACCTGCCGCAGATCGCCTCCTTCGCCGACCAGCACTACCGCATCGACAAGAAGGAAGCGGGCGGGCGGACGCGCACCAGCATCAGCCGCCTGGACGAGCGCGAGCGCACGCAGGAGGTGGCGCGCATGCTCAGCGGCGCGCGCCTGACCGAGACTTCTCTGAAGCACGCCGAGCAGTTGCTCAAGACCAACGCCTGAGGAGGCATCGCCATGTCCGCCACTGCAACTCCGGTTCCGCCGCAACCCCAGGGGTGGTTCGCCCGCCACTGGAAGGCCGTGGTAGGGGTAGGCTGCCTGGGAGTGATCATCCTGGCCGTCGCCTTCGTGGGCGGCATCATGCTGCTGGTCATGGGCAGCATCCGCTCCTCCGACGCCTACCAGCAGGCCCTGGCTAAGGCCAAGGCCAACCCGGAGGTGGTTCTGCGCCTGGGCCAACCCATCCAGCCGGGCTGGTTCATCAGCGGCAGCATCAACGTCAGCGGGGCGGCCGGCGACGCCGATCTCTCCATCCCCATCTCCGGGCCCAAGGGCAAGGGAACCGTTTACGTGGTGGGAAAGAAGAGCGCCGGAGAGTGGAGCTACACCCGCATGGAGGTGGAGGTGGAAGGGCAGCCCGGGCGCATCGACCTCTTGGCCCCCAACCTGCAATAGCTGCTGGAAGCTCGGCCCGCTGGCCCGTCCCGGGCGGCTGTTCGACCCCGGTTTTGCCTGATTCAGCGCTTTCAAAGGCGCCGGCGCAGAGGCCCATGCTAGAGTTCGAGTAACCCAGCTAATCCCCGTTGCATCTATAGGTTAGCCCCCCAACTTGGGGTTTTCGGATTGGCCATTCTGCGGGTATACTGGGCGACATCGGAATGACAGCTTCGAACAACGGCAAGACGCTGCTGCTGCTGAAGCCCCGGGGGTTCTGTGCCGGGGTGGTGCGCGCCATCGACATCGTGCGCATCGCCCTGGAGACCTTCGGCCCGCCCATCTACGTGCGCAAGGAGATCGTGCATAACCGCTATGTAGTGGAGGAGTTATCGGGCAAGGGCGCCATCTTCGTGGACAGCGTGGAGGAGGTTCCGGCGGGCGAGCGGGTGATCTACAGCGCCCACGGCGTCTCGCCGGAGGTGCGCGACGCCAGCCAGCACCGTAACCTGCGGGTCATCGATGCCACCTGCCCGCTGGTGACCAAGGTGCACGTGGAGGCGGTCAAGTTCGCGCGCGAGGGCTACTCTCTGGTGCTGATCGGGCACCGCGACCACGACGAGGTGATCGGCACCCTGGGCGAGGCCCCCGTGGTGACCCAGGTGGTGGGCACGGCCGAGGAGGTCGAGTCGCTCACCGTCCCCGACCCGGACCGCGTGGCCTACCTGACCCAGACCACCCTCAGCCTGGACGAGACCCGGGACATCATCGAGGCGCTGCGCCAGAAGTTCCCCAACATCCACGGCCCGGCGGCGCAGGACATCTGCTACGCCACCGAGAACCGGCAGACGGCGGTGAAGCAGATCGCGGGCAGCGCCGACCTGCTGCTGGTGGTGGGCTCCGACAACAGCTCCAACTCCAAGCGGCTGGTGGAAGTGGCTCGCAGCCTGAACGCGCCCTCTCACCTGATCGAGAATTACCGCGCCATCTCCCCGGCCTGGCTGGAGGGAGTGAAGACGGTGGCGCTGACCGCCGGCGCTTCCGCCCCCGAATGCCTGGTGGAAGAAGTGGTGGCGTTCCTGGCCAAGGAAGGCTTCACCAACGTCCAGGAGGTGGAAGTCATCGCCGAGAACGTGCGCTTCGGCCTGCCTCCGGAGATCGTGGAGGCCATCTCGCCCGCGCCGGCGGCCGCGGAGTAATCCCCCCTATGGCAGAAACACCCGGCGAACGGCGCTCCCTGGCGCCCATGCTCTTCGGAAAGATCGACGACATCAAGAGCCGCGTGGCTGCGGCGGTGGATGCCACGCGCAAGTACCTGCTCTCCCAGCAGCACGAGGACGGCTACTGGTGCGGCGAGTTGGAGGCCGACACCACCCTGGAATCCGACTACATCCTGCTGCACGCCCTGCTGGGCACGGGCGACCCGAAGCGCACGGCCAAGGCCGCCCGCTACATCCTGCAGCACCAGAACGAGGACGGCGGCTGGGGCATCTACCACGGCGCCCCCTCCAGGGTGAGTGCCTCGGTGAAGGCCTACTTCGGGCTGAAGCTGGCGGGCTACAGCGCCGAGCACCCCGCGCTGGCGCGCGCCCGCAAGAAGATCCTGGAGATGGGCGGCGTCACCCAGGTCAACACCTTCACCAAGATCTATCTCTGCTTCTTCGGGCAATACAGCTACGAGACCGTGCCCGCCGTCCCCCCGGAGATGGTGCTATTCCCCAGCTGGTTCTGGTTCAACATCTACGAGATCTCGTCGTGGTCGCGGGCCATCCTGGTGCCGCTCTCCATCGCCTACGCCAAGAAGCCCTTCAAGAAGATCCCACCGGAGATGGGGGTGCAGGAGCTGTTCCTGCACGGCTTCAACAAG of the Terriglobales bacterium genome contains:
- a CDS encoding MotA/TolQ/ExbB proton channel family protein encodes the protein MPTFSFVLVAVGGEIVNLILQSGLVARVVLLILLGFSVLSWAVILSKWGHFRRARRQSGRFMRAFRKMMRLQDFSAVSEQFKPSPLVAVFEGGWQEVRRQGANPHGTVRNLTAVQRATQIAASEELTRMERSLPWLAITGAVTPFIGLFGTVWGIIDAFHGLGTAGAATLRAVAPGISEALITTAAGLAAAIPAVIAYNLLQNNIREFGARMDDFALEFLNAVERTQEAPPAPGGR
- a CDS encoding biopolymer transporter ExbD; this encodes MAFTNAQGRTQTSLADINITPLVDVVLVLLIIFMLTAPILQSGIEVEVPKTRTVKEITEERLVITIDRQQRVFLGNEPVNINQIAARLRQKVRDPEHQSIFLRADEEVPFGAFATVMDAVKQAGITNVSIVTQPLQPHGSPR
- the recN gene encoding DNA repair protein RecN, with protein sequence MLLELRVENYAVIDQVAVEFAPGLNLLTGETGAGKSILIDALALLLGEKASSEVIRHGAEKAVVAAVFRVEGAQAAAILEANGLDEEAGEIILRREIAAGGKGRVFINNQPATVNVLRQLAPELASIHAQNETLMAFDASARLALLDTYAGTAVGPASAAFEKWRSIRRHIEELERDEQDRLRLVDLWSFQKKEIEDARPEAGEDERLEAEKRVLADAEKVRAAALHAYTHLYDGESAAAASLRAAIRRVQELAGYDEKTFREDLAALESARIAAEDSAGKLREFAERIQASPERLAQVEDRLALLDRLKRKYGQTLEAVIAYGAEVTRKLNEVENRDEVLRRLRAELAAAAGEYLRAARALSRQRAEAARKLEKLAEDEINDLAMKARFRIELSGGEEEGNWTAAGFDQVRYLISTNPGDPLRAVEQIASGGELSRVMLSLKACVESGGVEPGGRARRTSRPAAPRTLVFDEIDSGIGGRAAEAVGRKLKSLARSQQVLCVTHLPQIASFADQHYRIDKKEAGGRTRTSISRLDERERTQEVARMLSGARLTETSLKHAEQLLKTNA
- a CDS encoding cytochrome c oxidase assembly factor 1 family protein, encoding MSATATPVPPQPQGWFARHWKAVVGVGCLGVIILAVAFVGGIMLLVMGSIRSSDAYQQALAKAKANPEVVLRLGQPIQPGWFISGSINVSGAAGDADLSIPISGPKGKGTVYVVGKKSAGEWSYTRMEVEVEGQPGRIDLLAPNLQ
- a CDS encoding TonB family protein, with amino-acid sequence MAARADIYLEHGPWKRPLAASALLHGLLFVAIVAYNAVGWRVGESWGGGGGGDGAMSATLVSSVTVPLPASAAVSENVLANESRGVSQSLPQAAETPAPEAIAIPERATPAKPERTVTREKPRPQPPPQPSNVVPFGQGGPVSGPYGVFSTPNAKGGFSMTGGGGDFGSRYGWYVDVVRRKVSENWLKYEVDPSITSARRVYITFDILRNGEPTNIQVEQSSGVPSLDLSATRALQRIDTFGPLPSDYGGSRVSVEFWFDYRR
- a CDS encoding 4-hydroxy-3-methylbut-2-enyl diphosphate reductase, encoding MTASNNGKTLLLLKPRGFCAGVVRAIDIVRIALETFGPPIYVRKEIVHNRYVVEELSGKGAIFVDSVEEVPAGERVIYSAHGVSPEVRDASQHRNLRVIDATCPLVTKVHVEAVKFAREGYSLVLIGHRDHDEVIGTLGEAPVVTQVVGTAEEVESLTVPDPDRVAYLTQTTLSLDETRDIIEALRQKFPNIHGPAAQDICYATENRQTAVKQIAGSADLLLVVGSDNSSNSKRLVEVARSLNAPSHLIENYRAISPAWLEGVKTVALTAGASAPECLVEEVVAFLAKEGFTNVQEVEVIAENVRFGLPPEIVEAISPAPAAAE